CTAATTTATTAAATATTTTATCGTACAAAGACATTAAATTAACTTGACCTACTGCAGCAGTAGCTTGAAGAGTACTTAAATCATTGGGTCTCGTTTTAATATTTAATTTTTGGCAACCTAATCCAACCGCTCCACTAGTTACTAAAATCAATTTATTCCCTTTTGAAAGAAAAGTTGTAAAGGATCTACAAAGGGTATCAATAACTTCTTCAGTAGATTTTTCCTCTGTACCTCTTAAAATACTAGTACCAATTTTTATGACCCAAGTTTTCATTTTATAAAAAGAGAAATTAATTTTTCTATTGTCAAAGTTAAATTAAATTTAATAGGTAAGCCATCTCTCTTTAATCGCTTAACTAATATTGTTTTTATATTACATCTATTTCCAACGAGAATATCTGTAAAAATCCGATCCCCAATAATGGCAATGCTTTTTACCTCATAATTAACTTCTTTGATAGCATTCAAAATAACTTTTTTTCTTGGTTTTGAAGCATTGTATTTGTATTTTAATTTTAATTCGTTGGCTATTTTCGCGATCCTTTTTTTTGATGGATTGTTACTTATTAGATATAAGGAGAAAAGTTTTTTAGAATCAGTTATCCAATTTTTTACAGCTTTTGGGATCTTAGTTGACTTTCTATTTATGAGAGTCCCATCGACGTCAAGTAATAAACAATGTATTCCTTCTTTTTGTAATTCATATTGAGAAATTTCATATATGGGTAAATTTGAATCCCAATTGGCTTTCAGGATAGATCTCATTTATTTTAAGAACTACTTTTTTCAATCTCAGATTCAATCAAAGGTTGAATTTTATCAAACTCATCATCTTCAATTAATAAGGCCCCTTTGTCTTTTAATTTACCAACAATAAAAAAAGGATCTAGTGGAATATATAAGCCATATTCTTGGTCAAAAAGATTAAAGTTAACTAGTAATTCATAACTCTCGCTATCATCATCAATGAAATCTTCTTCCAATTCATCATAAATTGGTTCTTCAAGCTCACCTGATACTGTTAATGTTACTGCTGATCTGATAAGCCTTAAATCATGTTCTTGAAGAACTGCTTCAGCGTTTTTTAAGATTTGTTCATTTTTATCTATTTTTTCAATTAATTCAGGTTCATCTTTCTCATTCATCTTAAAAAGACTTACAGGAGTATCAACTGGTGTTAATAAAGCATATTCTTCTCCCTGAACACTTACTAATTGTTCAAGATAACAAAATAGCTCGTTTCCATTTGAGTCATTTAATAATAGTGTCTGCGCTTCATAATTATCATTTGAGTTAGTTTCTTTCATTTAAAACTTATCTAATTCTTTTTAATAGTAATATTTTATCTGATCTTTACCAGCTAATTCTCTTAATTCAGGACCTTCTTGGATCCATTGTTCAAGTATTACTTTTGCTGACAAACTATCAATCAATCCGGATTTATCTTTTTTAATTCCAAATCTATTTGTAGATTCCCATGTTGAACTATGTTCATTGACGTAAGAGAATGGAAGCTTTAATTTATTTGAAAGTAATTGACCGTAATTTTTACAGTCAATAGCTTGAGGGGTCATTTTACCTTCTTCATCAAGTGGAAGGCCAACAATAAAACCAGTCAAACAAAATTCATCTATATAAGTTCTAATGATTTTAATTTCTTGATTATTTTCAAACCTTTTTACTGCTGGAAGGATATTTGATGTTATGCA
The window above is part of the Prochlorococcus marinus CUG1415 genome. Proteins encoded here:
- a CDS encoding YqeG family HAD IIIA-type phosphatase — translated: MRSILKANWDSNLPIYEISQYELQKEGIHCLLLDVDGTLINRKSTKIPKAVKNWITDSKKLFSLYLISNNPSKKRIAKIANELKLKYKYNASKPRKKVILNAIKEVNYEVKSIAIIGDRIFTDILVGNRCNIKTILVKRLKRDGLPIKFNLTLTIEKLISLFIK
- a CDS encoding DUF3727 domain-containing protein, producing MKETNSNDNYEAQTLLLNDSNGNELFCYLEQLVSVQGEEYALLTPVDTPVSLFKMNEKDEPELIEKIDKNEQILKNAEAVLQEHDLRLIRSAVTLTVSGELEEPIYDELEEDFIDDDSESYELLVNFNLFDQEYGLYIPLDPFFIVGKLKDKGALLIEDDEFDKIQPLIESEIEKSSS
- the ruvX gene encoding Holliday junction resolvase RuvX — its product is MKFCKPKPRAILSFDVGKKRIGLAYCDPLCITSNILPAVKRFENNQEIKIIRTYIDEFCLTGFIVGLPLDEEGKMTPQAIDCKNYGQLLSNKLKLPFSYVNEHSSTWESTNRFGIKKDKSGLIDSLSAKVILEQWIQEGPELRELAGKDQIKYYY